One genomic window of Candidatus Protochlamydia phocaeensis includes the following:
- a CDS encoding nucleoside-triphosphatase, giving the protein MINFPTNKSKNILITGRPRVGKSSLIKCCASWLGPRAGGFFTEEVQGEGIRGRSGFRLQTLDGQTGMLAEVDISSPYRLGRYGIHIEVLDHLAVPALLSALQDVNKEWILVDEIGKMEEQSEDLKKLLLKSLDSHKRVLASIRWHDSPFTRLIKAREDVGIFKLTVPNREECYLQIKKIISNQEG; this is encoded by the coding sequence ATGATAAATTTCCCGACTAATAAAAGTAAGAACATCCTCATTACAGGACGCCCGCGTGTCGGCAAATCCAGCCTTATCAAATGTTGCGCCTCATGGCTTGGCCCGCGAGCGGGGGGATTTTTTACCGAGGAAGTCCAAGGCGAAGGCATCCGCGGCCGCTCGGGCTTCCGCCTGCAGACGTTAGACGGACAAACAGGCATGCTGGCAGAAGTCGATATTTCAAGTCCTTATCGGCTAGGCCGCTACGGCATTCATATAGAAGTGCTGGATCACTTGGCCGTTCCCGCTCTTCTATCCGCTTTGCAAGATGTAAATAAAGAATGGATCCTCGTTGACGAAATTGGAAAAATGGAAGAACAAAGCGAGGATTTAAAAAAACTTTTATTAAAATCGCTGGATAGTCATAAACGCGTATTAGCCTCCATCCGTTGGCACGATAGCCCTTTTACCCGCCTGATCAAAGCTCGAGAGGATGTTGGCATTTTCAAGCTTACAGTTCCTAATCGAGAAGAATGCTATCTACAAATTAAAAAAATCATTTCAAACCAAGAGGGATAG
- a CDS encoding YgaP family membrane protein — protein sequence MKKNIGTPDRVIRLLISLVLFFFAWWLPSWIVLALALFTLYESLAGWCIFYQLIGKNTCPLPSTREPPVDRSFEDQ from the coding sequence ATGAAAAAAAATATCGGGACTCCAGACCGTGTTATTCGTCTTCTCATTTCGCTTGTCCTTTTCTTTTTTGCTTGGTGGCTCCCCAGTTGGATTGTCCTAGCGCTTGCCTTATTTACTTTATATGAATCCCTTGCAGGCTGGTGCATTTTCTATCAGCTGATAGGAAAAAATACCTGCCCGCTTCCTTCAACAAGAGAACCGCCAGTTGATCGCTCTTTTGAAGATCAGTGA
- a CDS encoding GNAT family N-acetyltransferase, producing MHQYDALQCILKGRQEFFGSKAEYRSFPKADFNECLDYTICFSGTEGAVSNAVWQHSDQISRQKAQQILVAVEKKGLPFFWWGAPQLLGKAGHSPNPSSELSNWFVQKNMQPSGMLRGICASLDRPLLPAVSLSSIHIRRVDSQTELKQFCTLIFSLFGFSSAVIEQLYQITNRATQAGKEIHYLAYENETPVAGLTLAMGKMAGIWNMGTHPSHRHHGIGAALIQTALKEAKKREYQSIMAILMENELMRLWSQFHFQEICQFPFYIHS from the coding sequence ATGCATCAATATGACGCTCTGCAATGTATTCTTAAAGGCCGTCAGGAATTTTTTGGATCAAAAGCTGAATACCGGTCATTTCCCAAAGCCGATTTTAATGAATGTCTAGACTATACAATCTGCTTTTCCGGAACAGAAGGGGCTGTTTCCAATGCTGTCTGGCAGCATTCAGACCAGATCAGCAGACAGAAGGCCCAGCAAATTTTAGTGGCTGTTGAGAAAAAAGGCTTGCCATTTTTTTGGTGGGGAGCTCCTCAGTTATTAGGCAAAGCCGGGCATTCGCCAAACCCATCATCTGAATTGTCGAATTGGTTTGTTCAAAAGAATATGCAGCCAAGCGGAATGCTGCGAGGCATTTGCGCTTCTTTAGACCGGCCTCTATTGCCCGCTGTCAGCCTTTCTTCAATTCACATTCGCCGGGTCGATTCTCAGACCGAGTTGAAGCAATTTTGCACGTTGATCTTTTCCCTCTTCGGCTTTTCTTCAGCAGTCATTGAACAGCTCTATCAGATCACAAATCGAGCGACACAAGCAGGCAAGGAAATCCATTATTTAGCTTACGAAAACGAGACGCCAGTCGCAGGATTGACATTGGCAATGGGGAAAATGGCGGGAATTTGGAATATGGGAACGCATCCTAGCCATCGGCATCATGGTATAGGAGCAGCCTTGATCCAAACCGCTCTTAAAGAAGCTAAAAAGAGGGAATATCAGTCCATCATGGCTATTTTGATGGAAAATGAATTGATGCGTTTATGGAGCCAATTCCATTTTCAGGAAATTTGCCAGTTCCCCTTTTATATTCATTCTTAG
- a CDS encoding helix-turn-helix transcriptional regulator translates to MVKSVENYVERYIKRYHHKIKQVCEPLKQAFGINYFTYHSLTSDGYWRPLVSRPDWADHYTHQELYLLDPLMLQPSCYQTGALFWTHYVQKEEQITALKYAKENFDMSHGFCLIERQKERCEFFGFNAPASHEKIYSTYLNDQALLKKFCQFFKEELLPILNMAEADPIDLFQLKGTAFRAEDSPFEQPSPAKDLFLNFIRAKPSIQLSRREKECLNHYSDEMRMQDVAEKLGLSVRTVESYLNHIKNKLNCANKKELIAKGHELRSLGLLQ, encoded by the coding sequence ATGGTTAAGTCTGTAGAGAATTATGTCGAACGCTATATCAAGCGCTACCATCATAAAATTAAGCAGGTATGCGAGCCTCTCAAGCAGGCTTTTGGAATCAATTACTTTACGTATCATTCTCTTACTTCGGATGGATATTGGCGCCCTTTGGTAAGCCGTCCTGATTGGGCTGACCATTATACTCATCAAGAGCTATATCTCTTAGATCCCTTGATGCTGCAGCCGAGCTGCTATCAGACAGGAGCCTTATTTTGGACGCATTATGTTCAAAAGGAAGAGCAAATAACCGCCCTTAAATATGCTAAAGAAAATTTTGACATGTCGCATGGATTTTGCTTAATTGAGAGGCAAAAAGAGCGATGTGAATTTTTTGGTTTTAATGCCCCTGCCAGCCATGAGAAAATCTATTCAACCTATTTGAATGACCAAGCATTGCTTAAGAAGTTTTGTCAATTTTTCAAAGAGGAACTCCTTCCTATTTTGAATATGGCGGAAGCTGATCCAATCGATTTATTTCAATTAAAGGGGACAGCCTTTCGCGCGGAAGATTCTCCTTTTGAGCAGCCTAGCCCTGCTAAGGATCTATTTTTAAATTTTATCCGCGCCAAACCTTCTATTCAACTCTCAAGGCGGGAAAAAGAATGCTTGAACCATTATAGTGATGAAATGCGCATGCAAGATGTCGCCGAAAAGCTTGGATTATCTGTCCGCACTGTAGAGTCTTATCTTAACCATATTAAAAACAAGCTGAACTGCGCTAATAAAAAGGAATTGATTGCCAAAGGCCATGAATTGCGGTCTTTAGGCCTGTTACAGTAA
- a CDS encoding Na+/H+ antiporter, which yields MENFQTLVWLMGTAMALVGIAQFFKFPYPPVLIFGGAAIGFIPQVSALSIDPNLILIVVLPPILYHAAYSLAFGEFKRHIIEISSLALGLVAATTLVVAVLFKWLFPQFPWALAFAFGAIISPPDAVAAIAILKRFRIKTKLITLLEGESLINDASGLVLYRLAVIALLSSSFSLNQASVEFIKVVFGGTIIGFVLGYGLHWFSSHFFGSVMAAVFSFAIPYILYLVADYLAVSGVLAVVIGGLIGSRLFKTHFSSLTRVISLAGWDIFIIILNCFVFMLIGSQFGAAARQMPLDRLIIYSGYGLLITCITILVRMVWIYTNEAIQYALKKEMARLAAKKHILKDTTLLSWAGMRGIVSLTAVLALPFYLPNGALVPGREEVVFITFIVIFLTLLIPSLSLHALIQWLKITPEESEEVVRRVRQHLARVAEKELHHQYAQKRIGENEYFFLLTYFNTRYRIFEISSHMESNFHSIEWVRRDILRIQRIHLIEMWERHEIEDGLLNLLERELDIEETQVARAELK from the coding sequence ATGGAAAATTTCCAAACGCTTGTTTGGTTAATGGGGACTGCTATGGCGTTAGTGGGCATTGCGCAGTTCTTTAAGTTTCCTTATCCCCCTGTCTTAATTTTTGGAGGAGCTGCTATTGGATTTATTCCACAGGTCAGTGCTCTTTCCATTGATCCGAATTTGATTTTAATCGTAGTGCTTCCTCCGATTTTATATCATGCTGCCTATAGCCTGGCATTTGGAGAATTTAAGCGTCATATCATAGAAATTTCTTCCCTTGCGCTTGGGCTTGTTGCAGCAACGACGCTTGTTGTAGCTGTGTTATTCAAATGGCTTTTCCCTCAATTTCCTTGGGCGCTTGCTTTTGCTTTTGGAGCAATTATTTCTCCGCCGGATGCTGTTGCCGCCATTGCTATTCTTAAGCGTTTTCGAATTAAGACAAAGCTCATTACCCTATTGGAAGGGGAAAGCTTGATCAATGATGCGTCTGGCTTAGTTCTTTATCGTTTAGCCGTTATTGCGCTTTTATCAAGCTCTTTTTCATTGAATCAAGCGAGTGTAGAATTTATTAAAGTCGTTTTTGGAGGGACGATCATTGGATTTGTTTTAGGATATGGCCTACATTGGTTTTCCAGTCACTTTTTTGGTTCGGTGATGGCTGCTGTTTTTTCTTTTGCCATTCCCTATATTCTTTATCTTGTTGCCGATTATTTAGCTGTGTCGGGGGTATTAGCTGTCGTCATTGGAGGGTTGATCGGATCCCGTCTGTTTAAGACGCATTTCTCTTCTTTAACACGTGTGATTAGCTTAGCTGGATGGGATATTTTTATTATTATTCTAAATTGTTTTGTTTTTATGCTCATCGGTTCGCAATTTGGGGCTGCCGCCAGGCAAATGCCTCTCGATCGATTGATTATTTACTCCGGTTATGGCCTTCTAATCACCTGTATTACCATTTTGGTTCGCATGGTGTGGATTTATACAAATGAAGCCATTCAATATGCGCTTAAAAAAGAAATGGCTAGGCTGGCAGCAAAGAAGCATATATTAAAAGATACCACTTTATTGAGTTGGGCAGGCATGCGTGGAATTGTATCTCTAACAGCAGTGCTTGCTTTGCCTTTCTATCTTCCTAATGGAGCCTTAGTGCCAGGCAGGGAAGAAGTGGTTTTTATTACTTTTATCGTTATTTTTCTCACTCTTCTAATTCCAAGCCTCTCGTTACACGCCCTTATTCAATGGCTAAAGATCACTCCCGAGGAAAGCGAAGAGGTGGTTCGGCGAGTGCGCCAGCACTTAGCCCGCGTTGCGGAAAAAGAATTGCATCATCAATATGCGCAAAAGCGGATTGGTGAGAACGAGTATTTCTTTCTTTTAACTTATTTCAATACCCGTTACCGCATTTTTGAAATCTCTTCCCACATGGAATCCAATTTTCATTCTATAGAATGGGTTAGGCGCGACATTTTGCGCATCCAGCGTATCCATCTCATAGAGATGTGGGAAAGGCATGAAATTGAAGACGGATTATTAAATCTGCTTGAGAGAGAATTGGATATTGAAGAGACACAGGTAGCGCGCGCGGAATTAAAATGA
- a CDS encoding TolB family protein, with protein sequence MFIRIVFCCFTLSCSLFFQQAYANLEIFDTRLESPYLSVIKQLTFPEMGFEKAGEGYFSPDGRTIIFQAVPVGQKHYQIYTMDLEEGIPRMVSTGKGACTCAFFRPDGKKILFASSHSDPFLDDPNYALSVPGYNRKGEDYKWDFTPYMNIYEADPDGSNLKALTEGPFYHAECAYSPDGLRIVFASNREGSMNIYTMKADGTDRQQVTHTVDCYNGGSFFSPDGTQIIFRADREKPHYLQVFVINADGSDERQLTDNHAVNWAPYWHPNGKVIAFTTSLHGHAHYEIYLLNIFTGASHRLTHHSKFDGLPVFSPDGTKIMWTSKRGPDQTSQLFLANFILPQHLN encoded by the coding sequence ATGTTTATTCGCATTGTTTTTTGTTGTTTCACTCTTTCCTGTTCTCTTTTTTTTCAGCAAGCCTATGCAAACTTGGAGATTTTTGATACTCGCTTAGAGAGTCCTTATTTAAGTGTTATTAAGCAACTGACCTTTCCGGAAATGGGATTCGAAAAAGCTGGCGAAGGCTATTTTTCTCCTGATGGCAGAACGATTATTTTCCAAGCCGTTCCTGTCGGGCAAAAGCATTATCAAATCTATACCATGGATCTAGAAGAGGGTATTCCTCGCATGGTCAGTACAGGCAAGGGAGCGTGCACCTGTGCGTTTTTCAGGCCGGATGGAAAGAAAATTCTCTTTGCATCGAGCCATTCAGATCCCTTTTTGGATGATCCTAATTATGCACTATCTGTGCCGGGTTATAATCGCAAAGGAGAAGATTATAAATGGGATTTTACTCCCTATATGAATATTTATGAGGCAGATCCGGACGGGTCAAATTTGAAAGCTCTAACAGAAGGGCCTTTTTATCACGCTGAATGCGCCTATTCCCCTGATGGATTGCGTATTGTCTTCGCCAGCAATCGGGAGGGAAGTATGAATATTTATACCATGAAAGCTGACGGGACAGATAGGCAACAGGTGACCCATACTGTAGATTGCTATAATGGCGGATCGTTTTTTTCTCCTGATGGCACACAGATTATTTTCCGGGCCGATCGAGAGAAACCGCACTATTTACAAGTATTTGTCATCAATGCTGATGGATCCGACGAGCGTCAGTTAACAGACAATCACGCGGTCAATTGGGCTCCCTATTGGCACCCGAATGGCAAGGTGATTGCTTTTACCACTTCTCTTCACGGGCATGCCCATTATGAAATCTATTTGCTTAATATCTTTACAGGAGCAAGCCATCGATTGACCCATCATTCCAAATTCGATGGGCTTCCAGTTTTCAGTCCGGATGGGACAAAAATCATGTGGACATCTAAACGTGGCCCCGATCAGACAAGCCAGCTCTTTTTGGCAAACTTTATTCTTCCCCAACACCTTAATTAA
- a CDS encoding YidH family protein, translated as MEQTERDILAKERTMLASERTLLAAERTFSAWIRTGLAGMAGGFAIVRLISFQSFLHKIIANFAGGFLIVWGIAVFLFALKRYRKSVEKLEETTGHSVPIWGVAVMISCLVFISLLLLFIVI; from the coding sequence ATGGAGCAGACTGAACGAGATATTTTAGCAAAAGAGCGTACAATGCTAGCAAGTGAACGCACGCTCCTAGCTGCAGAGAGAACATTCTCAGCTTGGATTCGCACAGGTCTTGCCGGAATGGCAGGAGGATTTGCGATTGTCCGTCTAATTAGTTTTCAAAGTTTTCTTCACAAAATCATCGCCAATTTCGCCGGAGGATTTTTAATTGTATGGGGAATAGCCGTCTTTCTCTTTGCTTTGAAAAGATATAGAAAGAGCGTAGAAAAACTGGAGGAGACGACAGGTCATTCCGTTCCCATATGGGGAGTGGCTGTTATGATTTCTTGTTTAGTTTTCATTTCTCTACTTTTGCTCTTTATAGTCATTTAA
- a CDS encoding MFS transporter, whose translation MQTSSTPVKPDPAPSKRTIRGLNSLLFFISDVRHGVGPLLSIYLEGSLKWDAARIGITLAMTDVSSAIAQTPAGLLVDTTKYKRFLIALSCLLIMSGCILILNHPTFGIIISAQLVMGIAIAMIPPTIGGITLGLFGRRMLPKRASQNEMWNHAGNVFTAFSAGLLGYLLGYQWIFYTVIILGLLSLISLSFIRPKEIDHNVARELIESPLQSQIPKPTPLKALLRRKAVLIFNASMILYYMTNGAQIALVGQLLAHNYPGSGAFFLAACMIIAELVMILVAYIMSHVVYRFGRKQIFLTAFIILPIRAFLYTVTDNAYLLLAIQILDGTAAGILGVIGTVINSDLAIGTGRFNFLQGLGSLSTSIGFSLSNVFAGFVAKSLGFNAAFLALAGIGIVGVLFFLILMPETKNHAISEP comes from the coding sequence ATGCAGACATCTTCTACCCCTGTTAAACCTGATCCAGCCCCTTCCAAGCGAACAATAAGGGGCTTAAACAGCCTGCTTTTCTTTATTTCTGATGTACGCCATGGCGTAGGCCCCTTGCTCTCTATTTATTTAGAAGGCAGCTTAAAATGGGATGCTGCCCGCATCGGTATAACGCTTGCCATGACAGATGTTTCCTCAGCGATTGCCCAAACCCCTGCCGGATTACTTGTCGATACAACAAAGTATAAACGCTTCCTCATTGCTCTTTCTTGTTTATTGATTATGAGCGGATGCATTTTGATTTTAAATCATCCGACATTTGGCATAATTATTAGTGCCCAGTTGGTAATGGGGATAGCAATTGCTATGATTCCTCCCACTATTGGAGGAATTACTCTTGGACTTTTTGGCAGGCGCATGCTTCCTAAACGGGCTAGCCAAAATGAAATGTGGAATCATGCAGGCAATGTTTTTACGGCCTTTTCAGCCGGCTTACTGGGCTATCTTCTGGGTTACCAGTGGATTTTCTATACTGTGATCATTTTAGGACTCTTAAGCTTAATTTCCCTCTCTTTTATCCGCCCCAAAGAAATTGATCATAATGTGGCACGAGAACTGATTGAATCTCCCCTTCAGTCTCAAATCCCCAAACCGACTCCATTAAAAGCCTTATTAAGGCGAAAAGCCGTGCTAATCTTTAATGCGTCCATGATTCTCTACTATATGACGAATGGAGCCCAAATAGCGTTAGTGGGCCAGCTATTAGCTCATAATTATCCTGGCAGCGGGGCTTTTTTCTTAGCCGCCTGTATGATTATTGCAGAACTTGTCATGATCCTTGTCGCCTATATCATGAGCCACGTCGTCTATCGCTTTGGCCGAAAGCAGATCTTTCTCACTGCGTTTATTATTTTGCCTATCAGGGCCTTTCTCTATACAGTGACGGATAATGCCTATCTCTTGCTAGCCATTCAAATTTTAGACGGAACTGCTGCGGGCATTCTAGGTGTCATTGGAACTGTTATTAACTCGGATCTTGCTATAGGAACCGGACGATTCAATTTTTTGCAAGGCCTAGGGTCTTTATCGACCAGCATCGGTTTTTCTTTAAGCAATGTATTCGCTGGATTCGTGGCTAAATCGCTCGGTTTTAACGCAGCTTTTTTAGCCCTTGCCGGCATCGGAATCGTGGGAGTATTATTTTTTCTGATCCTCATGCCGGAAACCAAGAACCATGCCATTTCCGAGCCTTAA
- a CDS encoding GDP-L-fucose synthase family protein, translated as MPLNAKIYVAGHNGLVGSALVRKLQSEGYTNLLTRSSQELDLTSQQAVNNFFEQERPDYVFLAAAKVGGIKANMDYPAEFIYTNLMIETNVIHAAYVYGVKKLLFLGSSCIYPKECPQPMLESYLLTGPLEPTNEPYAIAKIAGLKLCESYNRQYGTHFISCMPTNLYGPNDNFDLQTSHVLPGLLRKFQEAKEQSKDQVTIWGSGSPRREFLHVDDLANACLFLMRYYEGNETVNIGCGEDLTIAELAFLIKDAVGYQGNLVFDPSYPDGTPQKLLNIHKIRQMGWKPTISLKEGIQNTVEWYNTHSH; from the coding sequence ATTCCTCTAAATGCGAAAATTTATGTCGCCGGCCATAACGGCCTCGTTGGAAGCGCTCTAGTACGAAAATTACAAAGCGAAGGATATACCAATCTTCTCACACGCTCCTCACAAGAGCTAGATCTTACTTCTCAACAAGCTGTGAATAATTTCTTTGAACAAGAACGTCCTGACTATGTCTTTCTTGCAGCAGCCAAAGTAGGCGGCATTAAGGCTAATATGGACTATCCGGCCGAATTTATTTACACAAACTTGATGATTGAAACAAATGTCATTCATGCCGCTTATGTCTACGGAGTCAAAAAGTTGCTCTTTTTGGGGTCTTCCTGCATTTACCCTAAAGAATGCCCGCAACCCATGTTAGAGTCTTATCTGTTAACTGGCCCGCTTGAACCAACAAATGAGCCTTATGCCATTGCAAAAATAGCAGGCCTCAAGCTTTGCGAATCTTATAACCGTCAATATGGGACGCACTTTATCTCCTGCATGCCCACCAATCTTTACGGACCCAATGATAATTTTGACTTACAAACTTCTCACGTTCTTCCCGGACTCCTTCGTAAATTTCAAGAAGCAAAAGAGCAATCGAAAGATCAAGTGACTATCTGGGGATCCGGCTCTCCACGCAGAGAATTTCTCCATGTTGATGATCTGGCCAACGCCTGTTTATTCTTAATGCGCTATTACGAAGGCAATGAAACGGTCAATATTGGCTGTGGAGAAGACTTGACAATTGCCGAACTGGCATTCCTGATTAAAGATGCGGTCGGCTATCAAGGAAATTTGGTTTTCGACCCCTCTTATCCCGATGGGACTCCTCAAAAACTTTTGAATATTCATAAAATTAGGCAAATGGGATGGAAACCGACCATTTCTCTAAAAGAAGGGATTCAAAACACCGTTGAATGGTATAATACGCATTCCCACTAA
- a CDS encoding GNAT family N-acetyltransferase: MSTVIQTERLILRPWCEEDIHSFARLNADPRVMEFFPAVKSEHETKEEYCRIQEHFAKYGWGFWAVSLREEPAFIGFIGLRFVDFIAPFTPTIEIGWKLAFDHWGKGYAPEGACAALDYAFEKLHANEVVSFTAVPNIRSRSVMKKIGMVHDPEGDFDHPKLSDGHWLKRHILYRITHQAWQKRKKTHS; the protein is encoded by the coding sequence ATGTCTACTGTAATTCAAACAGAGCGATTAATTCTGCGTCCATGGTGCGAAGAAGATATCCACTCATTTGCCCGATTGAATGCCGATCCGCGTGTGATGGAATTTTTCCCCGCAGTGAAAAGCGAGCACGAGACAAAAGAAGAATACTGTCGCATTCAAGAGCATTTTGCAAAATATGGCTGGGGATTTTGGGCTGTCTCTCTAAGAGAGGAACCAGCCTTCATCGGATTTATTGGGCTTCGCTTCGTTGATTTTATTGCTCCTTTTACGCCCACTATTGAGATAGGATGGAAATTAGCCTTTGATCATTGGGGGAAAGGATATGCGCCAGAAGGAGCGTGCGCGGCGCTAGACTATGCATTTGAAAAGCTGCATGCAAATGAAGTCGTCTCTTTTACGGCTGTGCCCAATATACGCTCTCGCTCGGTCATGAAGAAGATTGGAATGGTTCATGATCCAGAAGGCGACTTTGATCATCCCAAGCTTTCCGATGGGCATTGGTTGAAGAGGCATATTCTTTATCGGATAACGCATCAAGCTTGGCAGAAAAGGAAGAAAACCCACTCTTAA
- a CDS encoding pyridoxal-phosphate dependent enzyme, with protein MKLNNILEAIGKTPCVRLNRIGQDLDCDLYGKCEFLNPGGSIKDRIAYQMVEEAERTGRIKPGDTLIEASSGNTGIGFALAGAIKGYKVIITMPAKMSHEKEVVIEALGAKIYRTPTEAAWDSPESHISLAKKLAKELPNAHFLDQYSNPANPAVHYETTAQEILDDMGDQLAMVVIGVGTGGTITGVAKRLKERMPQVKIVGIDPYGSILGGGTDIHPYKVEGIGYDFIPPVLDNRLVDEYVKVNDQDSFLMARRLIREEGLLVGGSSGSAVWGALQAAKSLKKGQRCLIILPDSIRNYLSKFVDTRWMQEQGFQV; from the coding sequence ATGAAGCTCAATAATATTCTTGAAGCAATAGGCAAAACGCCCTGTGTGCGGCTAAATCGAATCGGCCAAGATCTCGATTGCGACCTTTATGGCAAGTGCGAATTTTTGAATCCAGGAGGTTCTATCAAAGACCGCATCGCCTACCAAATGGTTGAAGAGGCTGAAAGAACAGGCAGAATCAAGCCCGGCGATACGCTTATTGAAGCAAGCTCCGGTAATACGGGAATCGGCTTTGCCTTGGCAGGAGCGATTAAGGGGTATAAGGTCATCATTACAATGCCTGCCAAGATGAGCCATGAAAAAGAGGTGGTCATTGAGGCCTTGGGTGCAAAAATTTACCGCACTCCAACCGAAGCCGCTTGGGATTCGCCTGAAAGCCATATTTCGCTTGCCAAAAAACTGGCGAAAGAGCTGCCTAACGCTCATTTTCTCGATCAATACAGCAATCCCGCCAATCCCGCTGTCCATTATGAAACGACTGCTCAAGAAATCTTGGATGACATGGGCGATCAGCTTGCCATGGTCGTGATCGGCGTGGGAACAGGCGGAACCATCACTGGTGTTGCCAAGCGATTAAAAGAACGCATGCCCCAAGTGAAAATTGTAGGCATTGACCCCTATGGGTCTATTTTAGGAGGCGGAACAGATATCCATCCCTATAAAGTTGAAGGCATCGGATATGATTTCATTCCCCCTGTATTGGACAATCGCTTGGTAGATGAATATGTCAAAGTCAATGACCAAGACTCTTTCTTAATGGCCAGGCGTCTAATCCGAGAGGAAGGCTTATTAGTTGGCGGCTCTTCCGGCTCTGCCGTCTGGGGTGCTCTGCAAGCGGCCAAAAGCCTAAAAAAAGGGCAGCGATGCTTGATCATCCTACCAGACAGCATTCGCAATTATCTTTCCAAATTCGTCGATACTCGTTGGATGCAAGAACAAGGATTTCAAGTTTAA
- a CDS encoding cystathionine gamma-synthase, with the protein MTKQPYAIATRAIHAGQEPDPTTGAIMTPIYATSTYVQESPGKHKGFEYSRTGNPTRLAYERCMADLEGGRCGLAFASGMAAIATTLEILKPGDHVIVCDDVYGGTYRLFEKVRKRSAGLQASFVDLSSPDKVEAAIRPETRMIWVETPTNPLLKLIDLKQIATIARKHNLIAVADNTFATPLIQQPLAYGFHLVVHSATKYLGGHSDIIGGVIVIGEDTALADQLKFLQNAVGAIASPFDSFLALRGLKTLAVRMERHCQQAMELADWLSQHPKVQRVIYPGLPSHPQHALAKEQMRHFGGMISVQLKGSLADTLRMLERCQLFALAESLGGVESLIEHPAIMTHASIPPDQRARLGITDNFIRLSVGIEAVEDLRADLDHALQEIE; encoded by the coding sequence ATGACTAAACAGCCTTACGCGATCGCTACACGCGCTATTCATGCCGGCCAAGAGCCGGATCCTACAACCGGCGCCATTATGACGCCGATTTATGCGACTTCTACTTATGTCCAGGAAAGCCCAGGAAAACACAAAGGATTTGAATATTCGCGCACCGGCAACCCAACACGCTTAGCTTATGAGCGCTGCATGGCTGATTTGGAAGGCGGACGATGTGGTCTGGCTTTTGCCTCAGGAATGGCAGCCATTGCCACTACTCTAGAAATCTTGAAACCCGGCGACCATGTGATTGTATGCGATGATGTCTATGGGGGAACCTATCGCCTATTCGAAAAGGTTCGCAAGCGATCCGCCGGACTTCAGGCTTCTTTTGTCGACCTGTCTTCGCCAGATAAAGTTGAAGCGGCCATTCGGCCGGAAACGCGCATGATTTGGGTTGAAACGCCAACCAATCCCCTGCTCAAATTAATTGACCTCAAGCAAATTGCCACTATCGCACGCAAACATAATCTGATTGCCGTGGCGGATAACACCTTTGCCACGCCTCTTATTCAGCAGCCTTTGGCTTATGGCTTCCATTTAGTCGTGCATTCAGCTACAAAATACTTGGGCGGTCACTCCGATATTATCGGCGGCGTCATTGTGATCGGCGAGGATACGGCTTTGGCTGATCAATTAAAATTTCTGCAAAATGCCGTCGGAGCCATAGCCAGTCCATTCGACAGTTTCTTGGCTTTGCGCGGGCTCAAGACATTGGCCGTTCGCATGGAACGGCATTGCCAACAAGCGATGGAACTAGCTGATTGGCTAAGCCAGCATCCCAAAGTGCAGCGCGTCATTTATCCGGGACTTCCTTCTCATCCCCAGCATGCTTTGGCCAAAGAGCAGATGCGCCATTTTGGCGGCATGATTTCCGTGCAGCTCAAAGGCTCCTTAGCTGATACGCTTCGCATGTTAGAGCGCTGCCAGCTATTTGCTTTGGCCGAAAGCTTGGGCGGAGTAGAAAGCTTGATCGAACATCCGGCCATTATGACGCATGCCAGCATCCCTCCCGATCAGCGCGCGCGGTTGGGCATCACAGATAATTTCATCCGCCTCTCGGTCGGTATTGAAGCCGTCGAGGATTTGCGCGCAGATTTAGACCACGCTTTGCAAGAGATTGAATAA